A window of the Fundidesulfovibrio magnetotacticus genome harbors these coding sequences:
- a CDS encoding class I SAM-dependent methyltransferase gives MYDKDYYRGKNSGYVLSYDILRHPFFWRDELATLARFKPRGRLLDIGCAFGHFLAAAGDAYERYGLDVSPDAVERARAEHGGSIRFEVRDFAAQDVPYPGTFDVVTMFNVIEHFEDPAPVLARLASFLSPGGIVFLRFPFRDPPFCRDKYHFYRPLEEWKRIIGQHLRIVHARTWFTLWGKCSSVPMPAALSNFVSLVATGR, from the coding sequence ATGTACGACAAAGACTACTATCGGGGCAAAAATTCGGGCTATGTGCTGAGCTACGACATCCTGCGCCATCCGTTCTTCTGGCGCGATGAGCTGGCCACCCTGGCCCGGTTCAAGCCGCGCGGACGGCTCCTGGACATCGGTTGCGCCTTCGGCCACTTCCTGGCCGCGGCGGGCGACGCCTACGAGCGCTACGGACTGGACGTCTCCCCCGACGCCGTGGAGCGCGCCCGCGCCGAGCATGGCGGCAGCATCCGCTTCGAGGTCCGGGATTTCGCGGCCCAGGACGTTCCCTACCCGGGGACCTTCGACGTGGTGACCATGTTCAACGTCATCGAGCACTTCGAGGACCCGGCGCCGGTGCTGGCGCGGCTGGCGTCCTTCCTCTCCCCCGGCGGGATCGTCTTCCTGCGCTTTCCGTTCCGCGATCCGCCCTTCTGCCGCGACAAATACCATTTCTACCGGCCGCTGGAAGAGTGGAAGCGGATCATCGGGCAGCACCTGCGCATCGTGCACGCCCGCACGTGGTTCACCCTTTGGGGCAAGTGCTCCAGCGTTCCCATGCCTGCCGCGCTCTCCAACTTCGTATCCCTGGTGGCCACGGGCCGCTGA
- a CDS encoding bifunctional glycosyltransferase family 2/GtrA family protein has translation MPQLIALIPAYKPSPEVVRIASELAASGLFGEVVAVDDGSGPESSAIFDALAALPGVTLLRHAVNLGKGAALKTGFNHVLCNHPHCAGVVTLDADGQHLTADALAVGRSLLEHPDALVLGVRAFSGDVPLRSRFGNECTRRIFAFLTGRSVSDTQTGLRGIPRALLAPLLRIAATRYDFELEMLVRAVEGKIELVETPISTVYLEGNASSHFNPLLDSFKVYFVFTRFLSVSLVSFLGDYLLYVILLAVFRPDPVVLHVVLRAFTSLGNFVLNKYYVFKSDRPFMREYVAYLVTAGVVLLVTTSLMVLFTGYYGLSPALVKPLAELFGFFTSFAVQRLLVFGEDRDNA, from the coding sequence ATGCCTCAACTGATCGCTCTGATACCCGCCTACAAGCCCAGCCCCGAGGTGGTGCGCATCGCTTCCGAGCTGGCGGCTTCCGGACTCTTCGGCGAGGTGGTGGCGGTGGACGACGGCAGCGGGCCGGAGAGCTCCGCCATCTTTGACGCCCTGGCGGCCCTGCCCGGCGTTACGCTCCTGCGCCACGCGGTGAACCTTGGGAAGGGCGCGGCCCTCAAGACGGGCTTCAACCACGTGCTCTGCAACCACCCCCATTGCGCGGGTGTGGTCACCCTGGACGCCGACGGCCAGCACCTGACGGCGGACGCACTGGCCGTGGGGCGCTCGCTCCTTGAGCACCCCGACGCCCTTGTGCTGGGGGTCCGCGCGTTCTCGGGCGACGTTCCCCTGCGCAGCCGCTTCGGCAACGAGTGCACACGGCGCATCTTCGCCTTCCTCACGGGCCGGAGCGTCTCGGACACCCAGACGGGCCTGCGCGGCATACCGCGCGCGTTGCTGGCGCCGCTTCTGCGCATCGCCGCCACACGCTACGATTTCGAGCTGGAGATGCTTGTGCGCGCCGTGGAAGGCAAGATCGAATTGGTGGAGACCCCCATCAGCACCGTCTACCTTGAAGGCAACGCGTCATCCCATTTCAATCCGCTGTTGGACTCGTTCAAGGTCTACTTCGTCTTCACGCGCTTTCTCTCCGTTTCGCTGGTGTCCTTCCTTGGAGACTATCTGCTCTACGTGATCCTTCTTGCCGTGTTCCGACCCGATCCGGTGGTGCTCCACGTGGTGCTGCGCGCCTTCACGTCGCTGGGCAACTTCGTGCTGAACAAGTACTACGTATTCAAGAGCGACCGGCCTTTCATGCGCGAATACGTTGCGTACCTCGTGACGGCGGGCGTCGTGCTGCTGGTCACCACGAGCCTCATGGTGCTCTTCACCGGCTATTACGGCCTGAGCCCGGCCCTGGTGAAACCCCTGGCCGAGCTGTTCGGCTTCTTCACAAGCTTCGCCGTGCAACGCCTGCTGGTGTTCGGCGAGGACAGGGACAACGCCTGA
- a CDS encoding ABC transporter ATP-binding protein, translating to MLELDDVTLCYGAVQAVRGASLRVEQGEIVTLIGANGAGKTTILRAVSRMISPRSGVVRFEGRDLAGLTPDRLVRLGMSHCPEGRQVLARQSVRDNLILGAYVRTDKDAVQEDLEKAFQLFPRLRERASQLAGTLSGGEQQMLAIARAMMSRPKLLLMDEPSLGLAPIIVREIFEIIQGLNAQGVTILLVEQNAHLAMKTAHRAYVLEAGSIVAHGDAKELAGDQRVRKAYLG from the coding sequence ATGCTTGAACTCGACGACGTCACCCTCTGCTACGGCGCGGTGCAGGCCGTGCGCGGGGCCTCCCTGCGCGTGGAGCAGGGCGAGATCGTCACGCTCATCGGAGCCAACGGGGCGGGCAAGACCACCATCCTGCGCGCGGTCTCGCGCATGATCTCACCCCGCTCGGGCGTTGTGCGCTTCGAGGGGCGCGACCTCGCCGGGCTCACGCCCGACCGCCTGGTGCGCCTGGGCATGAGCCACTGCCCGGAGGGCAGGCAGGTGCTGGCCCGCCAGAGCGTGCGCGACAACCTGATCCTCGGGGCCTACGTGCGCACGGACAAGGACGCCGTTCAGGAGGACCTGGAAAAGGCCTTCCAGCTTTTCCCGCGCCTGCGCGAACGCGCCTCCCAGCTTGCGGGGACCCTCTCGGGCGGCGAGCAGCAGATGCTGGCCATCGCCAGGGCCATGATGTCGCGGCCGAAGCTCCTGCTCATGGACGAGCCCAGCCTGGGGCTCGCGCCCATCATCGTGCGCGAGATCTTCGAGATCATCCAGGGCCTCAACGCCCAGGGCGTGACCATCCTCCTGGTGGAGCAGAACGCCCACCTGGCCATGAAGACCGCGCACCGCGCCTACGTGCTGGAGGCAGGTTCCATCGTGGCCCACGGCGACGCCAAGGAACTCGCGGGCGACCAGCGAGTGCGCAAGGCCTACCTGGGCTGA
- a CDS encoding ABC transporter ATP-binding protein — protein sequence MSAVLEVQGLSKSFGGLMAVMGVGFTVQEGEIFGLIGPNGAGKTTLFNMLTGLTRPSAGTVRFQGRDITGADPAQVARLGMARTFQNIRLFAGLSVLDNVRVPLHATSDASFWGGLFGSRGSRAHEARALERARELVAYAGLAGRMDAQAGSLSYGERRRLEIARALALSPKLLLLDEPAAGLNPSEKQDLSRFILDIRDRFGLTVLFIEHNVPMVMGLCRSVAVLNFGELIAVGAPDAVQADPAVIEAYLGESDDA from the coding sequence ATGAGCGCCGTGTTGGAAGTGCAGGGGCTCTCCAAGAGCTTCGGCGGACTCATGGCCGTGATGGGCGTGGGCTTCACCGTGCAGGAGGGTGAGATTTTCGGGCTGATCGGCCCCAACGGGGCGGGCAAGACCACCCTCTTCAACATGCTCACCGGGCTCACCAGGCCCAGCGCCGGGACCGTGCGCTTCCAGGGCCGGGACATCACCGGGGCCGACCCGGCCCAGGTGGCGCGCCTGGGCATGGCGCGCACCTTCCAGAACATCCGGCTCTTCGCGGGGCTTTCGGTGCTCGACAACGTGCGCGTGCCCCTGCACGCCACGTCCGACGCCTCCTTCTGGGGCGGCCTCTTCGGCTCGCGCGGCTCACGCGCCCACGAGGCCAGGGCCCTTGAGCGCGCCCGCGAGCTGGTGGCGTACGCGGGCCTCGCCGGGCGCATGGACGCCCAGGCGGGCAGCCTCTCCTACGGGGAGCGCCGCCGCCTGGAGATCGCCCGCGCCCTGGCCCTCTCGCCCAAGCTTTTGCTCCTGGACGAGCCCGCCGCCGGGCTGAACCCTTCCGAAAAGCAGGACCTCTCCCGCTTCATCCTGGACATCCGCGACCGCTTCGGGCTCACGGTGCTCTTCATCGAGCACAACGTGCCCATGGTGATGGGGCTGTGCCGGTCGGTGGCGGTGCTCAACTTCGGGGAGCTCATCGCGGTGGGCGCGCCCGACGCCGTGCAGGCCGACCCGGCCGTGATCGAGGCCTACCTGGGGGAGTCCGACGATGCTTGA
- a CDS encoding branched-chain amino acid ABC transporter permease, producing MEEFVARYGFLFVAVVQQALLGLSLYFPLMAGQLSLASIGFYALGGYVAAVMGTHPALAPLRDALGFMIYPVQWLAALALSVALGVALGYPALRLRGIYLALATIAFVQVVGVAALNMPVTGGAVGIFGIPQPFESRLAYIWFFGPLLLLTLALIHRLERSGAGRLFFSIREDELAARAMGVDVTFRKVQAFVTGCALAGVTGAMSAPFLNTWNVRQGTFDAAVACLAYVLIGGSRSKWGALLGAALLVSLPEILRPLKDSRMILNGVVLVLACVYMPRGIAGLLSGRDK from the coding sequence ATGGAAGAATTCGTCGCGCGTTACGGCTTTCTCTTCGTCGCGGTGGTGCAGCAGGCCCTCCTGGGGCTTTCGCTCTATTTCCCGCTCATGGCCGGGCAGCTCTCCCTGGCCAGCATCGGCTTCTACGCCCTGGGCGGCTACGTGGCCGCCGTCATGGGCACGCACCCGGCGCTGGCCCCCCTGCGCGACGCCCTGGGCTTCATGATCTACCCCGTGCAGTGGCTGGCGGCCCTGGCGCTCTCGGTGGCGCTGGGCGTGGCCCTGGGCTATCCGGCCCTGCGCCTGCGCGGCATCTACCTGGCCCTGGCCACCATCGCCTTCGTGCAGGTGGTGGGCGTGGCGGCCCTGAACATGCCCGTCACGGGCGGGGCCGTGGGCATCTTCGGCATCCCGCAGCCGTTCGAGTCGCGCCTGGCCTACATCTGGTTCTTCGGGCCGCTGCTTCTGCTCACGCTGGCGCTCATCCACCGCCTGGAGCGCTCCGGCGCGGGCAGGCTCTTCTTCTCCATCCGCGAGGACGAGCTGGCCGCCCGGGCCATGGGCGTGGACGTGACCTTCCGCAAGGTGCAGGCCTTCGTCACCGGGTGCGCCTTGGCGGGCGTCACCGGAGCCATGAGCGCGCCCTTCCTGAACACCTGGAACGTGCGCCAGGGCACCTTCGACGCCGCCGTGGCCTGCCTGGCCTATGTGCTCATCGGCGGCTCGCGCTCCAAGTGGGGGGCGCTCCTGGGGGCGGCCCTGCTGGTGAGCCTGCCGGAGATCCTGCGGCCCCTGAAGGATTCGCGCATGATCCTGAACGGCGTGGTGCTCGTGCTGGCCTGCGTCTACATGCCCCGGGGCATCGCGGGCCTTCTGTCCGGGAGGGACAAATGA